One genomic window of Phoenix dactylifera cultivar Barhee BC4 chromosome 6, palm_55x_up_171113_PBpolish2nd_filt_p, whole genome shotgun sequence includes the following:
- the LOC103718690 gene encoding hepatoma-derived growth factor-related protein 2-like, with the protein MEAITSGRNQLKHQFKPGDTAWIKIHYNSWWPAQIVDEKTVGHKPKKKAKDEILVRQYGTYEYLYMDPWKNSSEFEKFLKQENCDAGGAFQKSLEEDLLCLKSAGKSKRKVSKSKENFMVEALKVKKQKQDKIQRNREAIGPVSPGCPSDKLKKVRAEQGKDKSRDESQTGLKINQDNVRKPMIAEKGRAAGSKIRSTKQYNLRQPKHDNVEKQVKGNVKGEAFKDKGVEQGEVRKKNVVDKEKCGTSKMKNTNQDGSRQMKLNDVKEQVTLMVRDEALTRKNIKRYIFRNRKHKDVKNQVSIGQSKEGRQDVARKAVNGGSKVEMMKQDCLRKLKRKYDKEERTEKDGDKISKCSKKKQRKEGRSSVIENATDGVSEVKNVKQMGSGLPKHDGTKEHHIESPCSTKYGTPQETGGLSARRTRVMQSLGLIAPLGSPFRRNGLVEAAMLKL; encoded by the exons ATGGAAGCCATCACATCTGGGCGCAATCAGTTAAAGCACCAGTTTAAACCTGGGGACACTGCATGGATCAAGATCCATTACAATTCATGGTGGCCTGCTCAG atCGTTGATGAGAAAACTGTGGGTCATAAACCCAAAAAGAAGGCAAAGGATGAAATTTTGGTTCGGCAGTATGGAACTTATGAATA CTTGTACATGGACCCTTGGAAAAATAGTTCTGAGTTTGAGAAA TTTCTTAAGCAAGAAAATTGCGATGCTGGAGGAGCATTCCAGAAATCTCTGGAGGAG GACCTTTTATGCCTGAAATCAGCTGGCAAGTCTAAGAGAAaagtttctaaatctaaag AAAATTTTATGGTTGAAGCTCTTAAagtcaaaaaacaaaaacaagataAGATACAGAGAAACCGGGAAGCAATTGGACCTGTCTCT CCTGGGTGTCCTtcagataaattaaaaaaagtgaGAGCAGAGCAGGGCAAAGACAAGTCCAGGGATGAATCTCAGACAGGTTTAAAGATAAatcaagataatgtaagaaaaCCAATGATAGCAGAGAAAGGCAGAGCAGCAGGTTCTAAAATCAGAAGTACAAAGCAATATAATTTAAGACAGCCAAAGCATGACAATGTTGAGAAACAGGTGAAAGGAAATGTTAAAGGTGAAGCTTTCAAAGACAAAGGAGTGGAGCAAGGGGAGGTACGAAAGAAGAACGTGGTAGACAAGGAAAAATGTGGAACTTCTAAAATGAAAAACACAaatcaagatggttcaaggcaGATGAAGCTTAATGATGTTAAGGAGCAGGTAACATTAATGGTTAGAGACGAAGCTTTGACAAGAAAAAATATAAAGCGATATATTTTCAGAAATCGGAAGCATAAAGATGTTAAAAACCAGGTAAGCATCGGACAAAGTAAGGAAGGCAGGCAAGATGTGGCACGAAAGGCTGTCAATGGAGGTTCAAAAGTCGAAATGATGAAACAAGATTGTTTAAGAAAATTAAAGCGTAAGTATGATAAGGAAGAGAGAACAGAAAAGGATggagataaaatttccaaatgCAGCAAGAAAAAACAACGTAAAGAAGGAAGGTCAAGTGTGATAGAGAATGCAACAGATGGAGTTTCTGAAGTCAAAAATGTAAAGCAAATGGGATCAGGACTACCAAAGCATGATGGCACTAAAGAACATCATATTGAGAGTCCTTGCTCT ACCAAGTATGGCACACCGCAAGAAACAGGTGGTCTTAGTGCAAGGAGAACTAGAGTGATGCAAAGTCTGGGCCTAATCGCTCCATTAGGGTCCCCATTCCGCAGAAATGGATTGGTGGAAGCTGCAATGCTGAAACTTTGA